In Anopheles gambiae chromosome 2, idAnoGambNW_F1_1, whole genome shotgun sequence, a single window of DNA contains:
- the LOC1276995 gene encoding dolichyl-diphosphooligosaccharide--protein glycosyltransferase 48 kDa subunit — translation MSNRSVLGFTGILLLALLAHTPAAVVAEPGETLVLLDNLAIRETHSIFFKSLQERGYKLTFKLADDAGLVLSKYGEFLYQHLILFAPSVEEFGGSLSVEAITEFIDNGGNVLVAGSTASGDPLRELASECGFEVDEEKAAVIDHLNYDVSDAGDHTTIVASPDNLIDASIIVGDRAGVAPLLYRGTGLLADRENPLVLQLLTADSSAYSYVPDAPIKEYPHAVGKGTLLIAALQARNNARVVFSGSLYFFSDEAFLAPVQRAQAGGKHFARSGNQDVAMAISKWVFGENGVIRARSVSHSKEGESQPPSSYTVTDPVVYTIEIETRGSDGKWKAFEASDVQLEFVRIDPFVRTTLVPVGGGRYEARFLIPDVYGVYQFKVNYDRIGYTHLYSTTQVSVRPLTHTQYERFIPSAYPYYASAFSMVVGMFLFSFLFLHFKDDGSKPARTTTAAASEKKAQ, via the coding sequence ATGTCGAACCGGTCGGTGCTAGGATTTACGGGAATTTTGCTGCTCGCGCTGCTTGCCCACACCCCGGCGGCGGTCGTGGCGGAGCCGGGCGAaacgctggtgctgctggacaATCTAGCCATCCGCGAGACGCACTCCATCTTCTTCAAATCGCTGCAGGAGCGCGGCTACAAGCTCACCTTCAAGCTAGCCGATGACGCCGGGCTCGTGCTCAGCAAGTATGGCGAATTTCTGTACCAGCACCTCATCCTGTTCGCCCCGTCGGTGGAGGAGTTCGGCGGTTCGCTGAGCGTGGAAGCCATCACCGAGTTCATCGACAACGGAGGCAATGTGCTGGTGGCCGGTAGCACCGCCTCGGGCGACCCGCTCCGTGAGCTTGCGTCCGAGTGCGGGTTCGAGGTGGACGAGGAGAAGGCGGCAGTGATCGACCATCTGAACTATGACGTGTCCGATGCGGGCGACCACACGACCATCGTTGCCTCGCCCGACAATCTGATCGATGCGAGCATCATCGTGGGCGATCGGGCGGGCGTTGCGCCGCTCCTGTACCGCGGCACCGGCCTACTGGCCGATCGGGAGAATCCGCtcgtgctgcagctgctgacgGCGGACAGTTCGGCGTACAGCTACGTACCGGACGCACCGATCAAAGAGTACCCGCATGCGGTCGGCAAGGGCACGCTGCTGATTGCCGCCCTGCAGGCACGCAACAACGCGCGGGTTGTGTTTTCCGGTTCGCTGTACTTCTTCTCTGATGAAGCATTCCTGGCGCCGGTCCAGCGTGCCCAGGCCGGTGGTAAGCACTTTGCCCGCTCGGGCAACCAGGACGTCGCGATGGCCATCAGCAAGTGGGTGTTTGGCGAGAACGGAGTGATCCGAGCGCGGTCGGTGAGCCACAGCAAGGAGGGCGAGTCGCAGCCGCCGTCCTCGTACACCGTGACCGATCCGGTCGTGTACACGATCGAGATTGAAACGCGCGGAAGCGACGGCAAATGGAAAGCGTTCGAGGCGTCCGACGTGCAGCTGGAGTTTGTGCGCATCGATCCGTTCGTGCGCACGACGCTGGTCCCTGTTGGCGGTGGGCGTTACGAGGCCCGGTTCCTCATCCCGGACGTGTACGGGGTGTACCAGTTCAAGGTGAACTACGACCGGATCGGCTACACGCACCTGTACTCGACGACGCAGGTGTCGGTCCGGCCGCTCACCCACACCCAGTACGAGCGGTTCATCCCGAGCGCCTATCCGTACTATGCCAGCGCCTTCTCGATGGTGGTCGGCATGTTCCTGTTCTCGTTCCTGTTCCTGCATTTCAAGGACGATGGTAGCAAGCCGgcccgcaccaccaccgccgccgccagcgAGAAGAAGGCTCAGTAG
- the LOC1276996 gene encoding ankyrin repeat and sterile alpha motif domain-containing protein 1B, whose amino-acid sequence MFMEKIFDNVGVDMITSNDSEESMEKFTNSIGGGKYQTVITDLGKALLQAARAGNTPKVLELMGRGAPFTADWLGTTPLHLAARHNHIETCRALLRAGISKDSKTKVDRTPLHLAAYHGNIEIVELLLSSKCEVDAKDLLKMTPLHWAVEKRHNKVVEMLLQHGADPNALSKFDKSPILLATNMKQMELVRILMLANQMRAASSEQVGVKEATDSLMHELQQHKERHLPDQPTAANENDEIEDNITMELSNDSNTQLSDHSNHSLTDHFIEKDDSLSDAITNLVQSTETDPKNLDSSTLQMLKEHGISFMPSDDTGSLITSAIKSGRKVVLSEAGKYALKETRNIHPQQQQQQQQQHTQPAQRQTGSSTVPGTAATAISHPKTKTIKIIKKQASSSGNSSFGVSLPGQQHSHIHHVHQSSATGATPTIKTNKVIKILSPEEFKQICGGEVGGIKRVSSSEYKKVPVGSGTVRFPVGSRSHVIPSSHHSGAVGTKQISKIVMTKSGQRFPVVAAAGKSVSDLVQAKHSIANGLSSGHNRHIITSADGVKRLRTATGMEIISSLPTKLPQDTVVSVESSPRVGAVYHRVTAMGNHHHHTATNTTTTTSTTSSLSSAVKSGSGTAATNLVVELLERQLLELKKLTEDLRKQFDLSQKQNEEYRTRVDKLEKEVQMLKQQQHGSGGGTVAETAAGSLVEIL is encoded by the exons ATGTTTATGGAGAAGATCTTCGACAACGTTGGCGTTGATATGATAACCAGCAATGATTCGGAGGAATCGATGGAGAAGTTTACCAACAGCATCGGCGGTGGT AAATATCAAACGGTGATAACGGATCTCGGAAAGGCTCTGCTGCAGGCCGCCCGGGCCGGCAACACACCCAAGGTGCTCGAGCTGATGGGCCGCGGTGCACCGTTCACCGCTGATTGG CTCGGGACAACACCGTTGCATTTAGCCGCACGACACAACCACATCGAAACCTGCCGAGCGCTGCTAAGGGCCGGCATAAGCAAGGACTCGAAAACGAAGGTCGACCGAACGCCCCTGCATCTGGCTGCCTACCATGGTAACATAGAGATAGTGGAGCTGTTGCTAAGCAGCAAGTGCGAGGTCGATGCGAAGGATTTG CTCAAAATGACCCCTCTGCACTGGGCGGTGGAAAAGCGGCACAACAAGGTGGTGGAAATGCTGCTCCAGCACGGTGCCGACCCGAACGCACTGTCCAAGTTCGACAAGTCGCCGATACTGCTCGCCACCAACATGAAGCAGATGGAGCTGGTGCGGATACTGATGCTGGCGAACCAGATGCGGGCGGCAAGCAGTGAACAAGTGGGG GTAAAGGAAGCGACCGACAGTCTCATGcacgagctgcagcagcacaaggAGCGTCACCTGCCGGACCAGCCGACCGCCGCGAACGAAAACGACGAGATCGAGGACAACATTACGATGGAGCTGAGCAATGACAGCAACACGCAGCTGTCGGACCACTCGAACCACTCGCTGACGGACCATTTCATCGAGAAGGACGACAGCTTGAGCGACGCCATAACGAACCTGGTCCAGAGCACGGAGACGGATCCGAAAAATCTCGACTCGTCCACGCTGCAGATGCTGAAGGAGCACGGCATTTCGTTCATGCCGTCGGACGATACCGGTAGCCTTATCACGTCCGCGATCAAGAGCGGCCGCAAGGTGGTGCTGTCCGAGGCGGGCAAGTACGCGCTTAAAGAAACGAGAAACATTcacccccagcagcagcagcagcagcaacagcagcacacgcAACCTGCCCAGAGGCAAACGGGATCGTCGACCGTGCCCGggaccgccgccaccgccattAGCCATCCCAAAACGAAGACaatcaaaatcattaaaaagcaAGCCTCGTCGTCGGGCAACTCGTCGTTCGGGGTAAGCTTACCGGGCCAGCAGCACTCGCACATCCATCACGTACACCAGTCGAGCGCGACGGGCGCGACGCCGACGATCAAGACGAACAAGGTGATCAAAATCCTCTCGCCGGAGGAGTTCAAACAGATCTGTGGCGGTGAGGTGGGCGGCATCAAGCGGGTGTCCTCCTCGGAGTACAAGAAGGTTCCGGTCGGGTCGGGCACGGTGag ATTCCCCGTCGGCAGTCGCTCGCACGTGATACCATCGTCCCATCATAGTGGTGCCGTGGGCACGAAGCAGATCAGCAAGATCGTGATGACGAAATCCGGCCAGCGGTTCCCGGTGGTGGCGGCCGCCGGCAAATCCGTCAGCGACCTGGTGCAAGCGAAGCACAGCATCGCGAACGGACTGTCCAGCGGGCACAACCGGCACATCATCACGTCGGCGGACGGTGTgaagcggctccggacggccaCCGGTATGGAGATCATCTCGTCCCTGCCCACCAAGCTGCCCCAGGATACGGTCGTGTCGGTCGAATCGTCGCCCCGGGTCGGCGCCGTGTACCACCGGGTGACGGCAATGggcaaccaccatcaccatacggccacaaacaccaccaccaccacctccaccacctcctcccTCTCGTCGGCGGTGAAAAGTGGCAGCGGGACGGCGGCCACCAATCTCGTGGTGGAGCTGCTCGAACGCCAGCTGCTCGAGCTGAAAAAGCTCACCGAAGATCTGCGGAAACAGTTCGACCTGTCGCAGAAGCAGAACGAGGAGTACCGGACGCGGGTCGATAAGCTGGAGAAGGAGGTGCAAATgctcaagcagcagcagcacgggtCGGGCGGTGGCACGGTGGCGGAGACGGCCGCCGGCAGCCTGGTCGAGATACTGTAA
- the LOC1276997 gene encoding collagenase, whose product MQPATCALALLALVASVAQAAPRGGMRVVNGETAKLGQFPYQVRLTLHVGNGQQALCGGSLLNEEWVLTAGHCVMLAKSVEVHLGAVDFSDNTNDGRLVLESTEFFKHEKYNPLFVANDVALVKLPSKVEFSERVQPVRLPTGDEDFAGREVVVSGWGLMVNGGQVAQELQYATLKVIPNKQCQKTFSPLLVRKSTLCAVGEELRSPCNGDSGGPLVLAEDKTLVGVVSFGHAQGCDKGHPAAFARVTAFRDWVKKHTGV is encoded by the coding sequence ATGCAACCGGCAACTTGCGCCCTTGCTCTGCTCGCGTTGGTGGCTTCGGTCGCCCAGGCCGCCCCCCGCGGCGGTATGCGGGTGGTGAACGGTGAAACGGCCAAGCTGGGCCAGTTTCCGTACCAAGTTCGGCTCACGCTGCACGTCGGCAACGGCCAGCAGGCCCTGTGCGGTGGCTCGCTGCTGAACGAGGAGTGGGTCCTGACGGCGGGCCACTGCGTGATGCTGGCGAAGTCGGTCGAGGTGCACCTCGGGGCGGTCGATTTCAGCGACAACACGAACGACGGCCGGCTGGTGCTGGAGTCGACCGAGTTCTTCAAGCACGAAAAGTACAACCCACTGTTCGTGGCGAACGATGTCGCGCTGGTGAAGCTGCCCAGCAAGGTGGAGTTCAGCGAGCGCGTCCAGCCCGTCCGGCTGCCGACGGGTGATGAGGACTTTGCCGGCCGGGAGGTCGTCGTCAGCGGCTGGGGCTTGATGGTGAACGGTGGCCAGGTAGCGCAGGAGCTGCAGTACGCCACGCTCAAGGTGATCCCGAACAAGCAGTGCCAGAAAACGTTCAGCCCGCTGCTGGTGCGCAAGAGCACGCTGTGCGCGGTTGGGGAGGAGCTGCGCTCGCCCTGCAATGGGGATTCCGGTGGTCCGCTGGTGCTGGCGGAGGATAAGACGCTGGTCGGTGTGGTGAGCTTCGGGCATGCGCAGGGCTGCGACAAGGGCCATCCGGCTGCGTTCGCACGCGTTACCGCCTTCCGGGATTGGGTGAAGAAGCACACCGGCGTGTAA
- the LOC1276998 gene encoding transcription factor Jra, producing MRNNVLSSKHANNNNTMESFYEDANAQFLPATTNGGGGGGGGGGVVVVTTGNGNGLKRPATLELNLGPGKARKTRYNTSITMPSVLPSPDLQMLKLVSPELEKIISTNATLPTPTPSAIIFPPSATSEQQQFAKGFEDALLSIHKKDTTSKLNTNVPTNTTTNNNNNSSTSNNNNNNSANSVTLVGPSAIERLCPTTAAVAPVTAIATANTATSMVAAATVGHHTGMSGGEITYTNLDYPGVVKEEPQPTTSAASNQSPPVSPIDMESQERIKLERKRLRNRVAASKCRKRKLERISKLEDRVKELKAQNAELGGVVCNLKQHIFQLKQQVIEHHNSGCTITLQGKF from the exons aTGCGAAACAACGTGCTGAGCAGTAAGCacgccaacaacaacaacacgatgGAGTCGTTCTACGAGGACGCAAACGCCCAGTTCCTTCCGGCCACAAcgaacggtggcggtggtgggggtggcggtggcggtgtggTAGTAGTGACGACGGGCAACGGGAATGGGTTGAAGCGGCCGGCCACCCTCGAGCTGAACCTCGGCCCCGGGAAGGCGCGCAAGACGCGGTACAACACGTCCATCACGATGCCGTCGGTGCTGCCGTCCCCGGACCTGCAGATGCTGAAGCTGGTGTCGCCCGAGCTGGAGAAAATCATCAGCACCAACGCGACGCTGCCCACTCCGACCCCGAGTGCCATCATCTTCCCGCCGTCGGCCACctccgagcagcagcagttcgcgAAGGGGTTCGAGGATGCGCTCCTCTCCATCCACAAGAAGGACACGACCAGCAAGCTCAACACGAACgtgcccaccaacaccaccaccaacaacaacaacaatagtaGTAcgagtaacaacaacaacaacaacagtgccAACAGTGTCACCCTCGTCGGTCCGTCGGCGATCGAGCGGCTCTGTCCAACGACGGCAGCGGTCGCCCCCGTGACGGCCATCGCGACGGCAAACACCGCCACCAGTATGGTGGCGGCCGCGACGGTCGGCCATCACACCGGCATGAGCGGAGGGGAAATCACGTACACCAACCTGG ACTACCCCGGTGTGGTGAAGGAGGAACCGCAGCCGACGACGTCCGCCGCCAGCAACCAGTCGCCCCCGGTCAGCCCGATCGACATGGAGTCGCAGGAGCGCATCAAGCTGGAGCGCAAGCGGCTGCGGAACCGGGTCGCCGCCTCCAAGTGCCGGAAGCGGAAGCTCGAGCGCATCTCGAAGCTGGAGGACCGGGTGAAGGAGCTGAAGGCGCAGAATGCCGAGCTGGGCGGGGTGGTGTGCAATCTGAAGCAGCACATCTTCCAGCTGAAGCAGCAGGTGATCGAGCATCACAATTCCGGCTGCACGATCACGCTGCAGGGCAAGTTTTGA
- the LOC1276999 gene encoding DNA primase large subunit, translated as MINSRQNYLNAKRFSADLALEHIIPHNVCFYLIPPIVDLTIDEFEKLALERLKMLRLLEQVTAKNPKVSSEAWREAVLAEVNHEGLRTYAKLARGNLNDDASKAARRRDYLSHFILRFAYCRSEELRRWFVAREMELFRLKFGALSMRDVKDFLEVYELDYKPLSDEEKLDISEHLCASTYNHTRLKMETTDFYAVHFTEVLNLVRDRKCFLKAGVAYITPEHFTHVIGKKHQQLIEDGLKGHLRLLPTLEIDERFAMLLKSIHTSYTGKNYTVAKTGSVPVESLDQLSKKSFALCMRNVHDTLRATHHLKHVGRMQYTLFLKAIGVTMEDALRFWREELTRGKVPIEKFEKEYAYAIRHNYGKEGSRINYSPFSCMKVITTPIGPGETHGCPFKNLDSSTLKMKLTGYGLSAIDADEVAGYAAKGHYQIACGKYFEVVHEMKLEEGINHPNQYFELSQLTMEGKERPRQGHAAAAANQSARWNSQPNSQSTQDGGMVGDSSTLNGADDDLELWEIMESKEKETDADGTMLAVPVAESLSKKVSPKQTKAAQEWDDDDFDMLEFNE; from the coding sequence ATGATCAACTCGAGACAGAACTATCTGAACGCGAAGCGCTTTTCGGCGGATCTGGCGCTGGAGCACATCATCCCGCACAACGTGTGCTTCTACCTGATACCACCGATCGTGGACCTGACGATCGACGAGTTCGAGAAGCTGGCCCTGGAACGTCTCAAGATGCTGCGGCTGCTCGAGCAGGTGACGGCCAAAAACCCAAAAGTGTCCTCGGAAGCGTGGCGCGAGGCTGTACTCGCGGAGGTCAATCACGAGGGGCTGCGAACGTACGCCAAGCTGGCGCGCGGCAACCTGAACGACGATGCAAGCAAGGCGGCCCGTCGCAGAGACTATCTGTCCCACTTCATCCTGAGGTTCGCTTACTGCCGGTCGGAGGAGCTGCGGCGCTGGTTCGTGGCGCGCGAGATGGAACTGTTCCGGCTCAAGTTCGGCGCGCTGTCGATGCGCGACGTGAAGGACTTTCTCGAAGTGTACGAGCTCGACTACAAGCCGCTGTCGGACGAGGAAAAGCTGGACATTTCCGAGCATCTGTGCGCGAGCACGTACAACCACACGCGGCTCAAGATGGAAACGACCGACTTCTACGCGGTGCACTTTACCGAGGTGCTGAACCTGGTGCGCGACCGCAAATGCTTCCTCAAGGCGGGTGTCGCGTACATCACGCCCGAGCACTTCACGCACGTGATCGGCAAGAAGCACCAGCAGCTGATCGAGGACGGGCTGAAAGGTCATCTGCGCCTGCTGCCGACGCTGGAAATCGACGAGCGGTTCGCGATGCTGCTGAAATCGATCCACACGTCGTACACGGGTAAAAACTACACGGTGGCCAAGACGGGCAGTGTACCGGTGGAAAGTCTCGACCAGCTGTCGAAGAAATCGTTCGCGCTGTGCATGCGCAACGTGCACGATACGCTGCGCGCGACGCACCACCTGAAGCACGTGGGCCGCATGCAGTACACGCTGTTTCTGAAGGCGATCGGTGTCACGATGGAGGATGCGCTGCGCTTCTGGCGCGAGGAGCTCACCCGCGGCAAGGTGCCGATCGAGAAGTTCGAGAAGGAGTACGCGTACGCGATCCGGCACAATTACGGCAAGGAGGGTTCGCGCATTAACTACTCGCCGTTTTCCTGCATGAAGGTGATCACGACACCGATCGGGCCGGGGGAAACGCACGGCTGTCCGTTTAAGAATCTCGATTCCAGCACGCTCAAGATGAAGCTGACCGGTTACGGGCTGAGTGCGATCGATGCGGACGAGGTGGCCGGGTATGCGGCGAAGGGTCACTATCAGATCGCGTGCGGGAAGTACTTTGAGGTGGTGCACGAAATGAAACTGGAGGAGGGCATTAACCACCCGAACCAGTACTTCGAGCTGAGCCAGCTGACGATGGAAGGGAAGGAGCGGCCACGCCAGGGGCATGCGGCAGCGGCCGCGAACCAGTCGGCCCGCTGGAACAGCCAGCCGAACAGCCAGTCGACGCAGGACGGCGGCATGGTGGGCGATTCCAGCACGCTAAACGGGGCGGACGATGATCTGGAGCTGTGGGAAATCATGGAATCGAAAGAGAAGGAAACGGATGCGGACGGTACGATGCTTGCGGTACCGGTGGCGGAGAGTTTGAGCAAGAAAGTCAGCCCGAAACAAACGAAAGCGGCGCAGGAATGGGATGACGATGATTTTGATATGCTGGAATTTAACGAGTAA
- the LOC1277000 gene encoding structural maintenance of chromosomes protein 3, with protein MHIKQVIIQGFKSYREQTVVEPFDKRHNVVVGRNGSGKSNFFYAIQFVLSDEFTHLRPEQRQALLHEGTGPRAMSAYVEIIFDNSDNRVPIDKEEIYLRRVIGAKKDQYFLNKKVVPRSEVVNLLESAGFSNSNPYYIVKQGKINQMATAPDSHRLKLLREVAGTRVYDERKEESMNLLRESEGKLEKISEYLRTIEDRLKTLEEEKEELSEYQKWDKARRTLEYVIYETELKETRKQLEELDGQRKSSGDKQLLLTQEIQKAQDRLKNAQKALKDAKKDVVTAKDEKSVLATEHQQLLREKTKLDLTISDLSDEVQGDNKSKERAEQELERLKITIAEKEKELEQVRPRYEAMRRKEEECSRELNLKEQKRKELYAKQGRGSQFSSKEERDKWIQGELKSLNKQIKDKISHQNKLQDDLKKDIAKQGELEKKIQEHTESFEQLRVQIDEHNKNFYELKKKKDHYQSLRNDIWKKETAVTQTLSGYKEELARADQALRSMAGKPILNGRDSVRKVLESFLQRGREYADIANAYYGPVIENFNCDKSIYTAVEVTAGNRLFHHIVESDRVGTQILKEMNKQKLPGEVTFMPLNRLQVKIHDYPEDPDSIPMISKLKYEEQYDKALRYIFGKTLICRNLERATELAKSTGLDCVTLEGDQVSSKGSLTGGYFNTSRSRLEMQKKRSEYSQLIQEHEKELADFRAELKQTEANINSIVSEMQKTETKQGKSKDAFEKIQADIRLMKDELSRIERFRSPKERSLAQCKANLEAMTSTKEGLENELHQELMSQLSVQDQHEVDSLNDEIRRLNQENKEAFTSRMSLEVTKNKLENLLTNNLFRRKDELVQALQEISVEDRKRQLTNCRNEVVATEKRIKKVLTDTEEVDRKLSEALKQQKTLQKELESWIQKEKEAQEKLEEDGKRMEKWATKENMLRQKIDECTEKIAGLGALPNVDASYQKMSLKSLFKELEKANQHLKKYNHVNKKALDQFLSFSEQKEKLYKRKAELDVGKDKICELMQLLEARKVEAIQFTFRQVAANFSEVFKKLVPQGNGHLILRTTNDQEGNDMEREVETSDEFTGIGIRVSFTQVDAEMREMNQLSGGQKSLVALALIFAIQKCDPAPFYLFDEIDQALDAQHRSAVADMIHEQSDRAQFITTTFRPELMEKAHKFYGVRFRNKVSHVDCVTKEVARDFVDDDTTHG; from the exons ATGCATATAAAACAG GTTATCATCCAGGGCTTCAAAAGCTACCGGGAGCAAACGGTGGTGGAGCCGTTCGACAAACGCCACAACGTGGTGGTCGGCCGAAACGGTTCCGGCAAGAGCAACTTCTTCTACGCCATCCAGTTCGTGCTGAGCGACGAGTTTACGCATCTGCGGCCCGAGCAGCGGCAGGCGCTGCTGCACGAGGGAACGGGCCCGCGGGCCATGTCCGCGTACGTGGAAATCATCTTCGACAACTCGGACAACCGCGTCCCGATCGACAAGGAGGAAATCTACCTGCGGCGCGTGATCGGCGCGAAGAAGGACCAGTACTTCCTGAACAAAAAGGTCGTGCCCCGGTCGGAGGTGGTCAATCTGCTCGAGTCGGCCGGCTTCTCCAACTCCAACCCGTACTACATCGTGAAGCAGGGCAAGATCAACCAGATGGCGACCGCGCCGGACTCGCACCGGCTGAAGCTGCTGCGCGAGGTGGCCGGCACGCGCGTGTACGACGAGCGGAAGGAGGAGTCGATGAATCTGCTGCGCGAGAGCGAGGGCAAGCTGGAGAAGATTTCCGAGTATCTGCGCACGATCGAGGACCGGCTGAAGACGCTGGAGGAAGAGAAGGAGGAGCTGTCCGAGTATCAGAAGTGGGACAAGGCGCGCCGCACGCTCGAGTACGTGATCTACGAGACGGAGCTGAAGGAGACGCGCAAGCAGCTGGAGGAGCTGGACGGGCAGCGCAAATCGTCCGGCGacaagcagctgctgctgacgcAGGAGATACAGAAGGCGCAGGACCGGCTGAAGAACGCGCAGAAGGCGCTGAAGGACGCGAAGAAGGACGTGGTGACGGCGAAGGACGAGAAGTCGGTGCTGGCGACGGAGCATCAGCAGCTGCTGCGCGAGAAGACGAAGCTGGATCTGACGATCTCCGACCTGTCGGATGAGGTGCAGGGCGACAACAAGTCGAAGGAGCGGGCGGAGCAGGAGCTGGAGCGGCTGAAGATCACGATCgcggagaaggagaaggagctgGAGCAGGTGCGGCCCCGGTACGAGGCGATGCGCCGGAAGGAGGAGGAGTGTTCGCGCGAGCTCAATCTGAAGGAGCAGAAGCGCAAGGAGCTGTACGCGAAGCAGGGGCGCGGGTCACAGTTCTCGTCGAAGGAGGAGCGCGACAAGTGGATCCAGGGCGAGCTGAAGTCGCTGAACAAGCAGATCAAGGACAAAATTTCGCACCAGAACAAGCTGCAGGACGACCTGAAGAAGGACATTGCGAAGCAGGGCGAGCTGGAGAAGAAGATCCAGGAGCACACGGAATCGTTCGAGCAGCTGCGCGTCCAGATCGACGAGCACAATAAGAACTTTTACgagctgaagaagaagaaggaccACTACCAGAGTCTCCGGAACGATATCTGGAAGAAGGAGACGGCGGTGACGCAAACGCTGTCCGGGTACAAGGAGGAGCTGGCGCGGGCCGACCAGGCGCTTCGCTCGATGGCGGGCAAACCGATCCTGAATGGGCGCGATTCGGTGCGCAAGGTGCTGGAGAGCTTTCTGCAGCGAGGTCGTGAGTATGCGGATATTGCCAACGCGTACTATGGGCCGGTGATCGAGAACTTCAATTGCGACAAGTCGATCTACACCGCGGTGGAGGTGACGGCGGGCAATCGGCTGTTCCATCACATCGTCGAGTCGGACCGCGTCGGTACGCAGATTCTGAAGGAGATGAACAAGCAGAAGCTGCCGGGCGAGGTGACGTTTATGCCGCTGAACCGGTTGCAGGTGAAGATCCACGACTATCCGGAAGATCCCGACTCGATACCGATGATTTCGAAGCTAAAGTACGAGGAGCAGTACGATAAGGCGCTGCGCTACATCTTCGGCAAGACGCTCATCTGCCGTAATTTGGAGCGGGCGACCGAGCTGGCCAAAAGCACCGGCCTGGACTGTGTCACGCTCGAGGGTGATCAGGTGTCGTCGAAGGGTTCGCTGACCGGCGGGTACTTTAACACTTCCCGGTCGCGGCTGGAGATGCAGAAGAAGCGCTCCGAGTACAGCCAGCTGATACAGGAGCACGAGAAGGAGCTGGCCGACTTTCGGGCCGAGCTGAAGCAGACCGAGGCGAACATCAACTCGATCGTGTCCGAGATGCAAAAGACGGAAACGAAGCAGGGCAAATCGAAGGACGCGTTCGAGAAGATACAGGCCGACATCCGGCTGATGAAGGACGAGCTGTCGCGCATCGAGCGCTTCCGCAGCCCGAAGGAGCGGTCGCTGGCGCAGTGCAAGGCGAACCTGGAGGCGATGACGAGCACGAAGGAGGGGCTGGAGAACGAGCTGCACCAGGAGCTGATGTCGCAGCTGTCGGTGCAGGACCAGCACGAGGTGGACTCGCTGAACGACGAGATCCGGCGGCTGAACCAGGAGAACAAGGAAGCGTTCACGTCGCGCATGAGCCTGGAGGTGACGAAGAACAAGCTGGAGAATCTGCTCACGAACAATCTGTTCCGGCGCAAGGACGAGCTGGTGCAGGCGCTGCAGGAAATCTCGGTGGAGGACCGGAAGCGGCAGCTGACCAACTGCCGCAACGAGGTGGTCGCGACGGAGAAGCGCATCAAGAAGGTGCTGACCGACACGGAGGAGGTCGACCGGAAGCTGAGCGAAGCGCTCAAGCAGCAGAAAACGCTCCAGAAGGAGCTGGAATCGTGGATCCAGAAGGAGAAGGAAGCGCAGGAAAAGCTGGAAGAGGACGGCAAGCGGATGGAGAAGTGGGCGACGAAGGAGAACATGCTGCGCCAGAAGATCGACGAGTGCACGGAGAAGATCGCGGGGCTGGGCGCGCTGCCGAACGTGGACGCGAGCTACCAGAAGATGTCGCTCAAGTCGCTGTTCAAGGAGCTGGAGAAGGCGAACCAGCATCTGAAGAAGTACAACCACGTGAACAAGAAGGCGCTCGACCAGTTCCTGAGTTTTAGCGAGCAGAAGGAAAAGCTGTACAAGCGCAAGGCCGAGCTGGACGTGGGCAAGGACAAGATCTGCGAGCTGATGCAGCTGCTCGAGGCGCGCAAGGTGGAAGCGATCCAGTTCACCTTCCGGCAGGTGGCGGCCAACTTTTCCGAGGTGTTCAAGAAGCTGGTACCGCAGGGCAACGGGCATTTGATACTGCGCACCACGAACGACCAGGAGGGCAACGATATGGAGCGGGAGGTGGAAACGTCGGACGAGTTTACCGGCATTGGGATACGCGTGTCGTTCACGCAGGTCGATGCGGAGATGCGCGAGATGAACCAGCTGTCCGGGGGACAGAAATCGTTGGTCGCGCTGGCGCTGATCTTCGCCATCCAGAAGTGCGATCCGGCACCGTTCTATCTGTTTGACGAGATCGACCAGGCGCTGGACGCGCAGCATCGCAGTGCCGTGGCGGACATGATACACGAGCAGAGCGACCGGGCCCAGTTCATTACGACCACGTTCCGGCCGGAGCTGATGGAGAAGGCGCACAAGTTTTACGGTGTGCGGTTCCGGAACAAGGTGAGTCACGTGGACTGCGTCACCAAGGAGGTGGCACGTGACTTTGTCGACGATGATACGACGCACGGTTAA